Proteins from a single region of Runella sp. SP2:
- a CDS encoding penicillin-binding protein 1A, translating to MQDFLEKIGALWQKITTPFRKFGKWLGALLYQLLAKIVGLDRLNEWTNQYQQLTKRLWDYYYARVDVNSPYYKPVVTAWKTFIYGLGAFVFYIFCVETNFLWLCGSMPSVEELQNPKVAQASEIYSADGKLIGKLYTENRTPVDFDSLSPYLVKALIATEDARFYEHSGIDSRALFGVAVGILKGGERGGGSTITQQLAKKLFRTRRKSARGLLGNIPLIRTVLYKTKEWLTAIRLERNFSKEEILTMYFNTVDYGNNTYGIKTAARFYFDKGPYNLTIQEAAVLVGLQKGTTLYNPVKNYDRSLIRRNTVMNQMVKYGYLKQATVDSLSKSPIDLKLTPERFNDENNEYAIYQYFNGSVEDFMEKWGEENDYDPYKDGLKIYTTIDSRMQKYAVEATFERMKMLQQTFENHWLNQNPWRDEKGVEIPNFLTDVAKRTDRYKALSKRFAKLDSTVRQDSIWYYMNKKDTMTIYDWKTGRDKKVVMSSIDSLNYYKRILRAGMMAMDPYTGQVKAWVGGLNYKFFKYDAVQQGKRQPGSTFKPFVYCAAIDSSAFNLSPCDKMKDEPFEIEVREKVKGKDTTRIWRPKNSTGGFTYQELTLRRALARSINSVTAHLTNRIGAQAVVKYAQKLGITTALKPVASIGLGPFDVSLFDMVTAYSVFPNHGKHTDPIVVARILDSNGSEIASFAPKSKQVISEESAFLMVHMLKGGIEEPGGTSQNMWTFGSLFKKGFEIGGKTGTTSNNSDGWFMGVTKDLVVGAWVGGDDRSIHFRSTNLGEGAKTALPLVGRFLEKVYDDPNIGYVRGPFPKPTIAILKSYRDCAPSSPIETIADSTSVVNDTLDMLPTFDDSDHDPQVPVDTTNSR from the coding sequence ATGCAGGATTTTTTGGAGAAAATAGGAGCACTTTGGCAGAAAATCACCACACCTTTTCGAAAATTCGGAAAATGGCTCGGAGCTTTGCTGTACCAACTGCTCGCCAAAATCGTGGGACTCGATCGTCTCAACGAATGGACCAACCAATACCAACAGCTTACAAAACGACTCTGGGATTACTACTACGCACGCGTTGACGTTAATTCACCCTACTACAAACCCGTCGTAACCGCCTGGAAAACATTTATTTACGGATTAGGCGCTTTTGTTTTTTACATTTTTTGTGTAGAAACAAACTTCTTATGGCTCTGCGGAAGTATGCCGAGTGTCGAAGAACTACAAAACCCAAAAGTAGCGCAGGCTTCGGAGATTTATTCGGCAGACGGGAAACTTATCGGGAAATTATATACCGAAAATCGGACTCCCGTAGATTTCGATAGTTTGTCCCCTTACCTTGTTAAGGCACTCATTGCGACAGAAGATGCTCGTTTTTATGAGCACTCGGGCATTGACTCCCGCGCACTTTTTGGGGTTGCCGTCGGGATTTTAAAAGGCGGAGAACGCGGAGGCGGTAGTACCATTACCCAACAGTTGGCCAAAAAGCTTTTTCGCACGCGCCGTAAGTCAGCACGGGGGTTACTTGGCAATATTCCTCTGATTAGAACGGTATTGTACAAAACTAAAGAGTGGTTGACGGCCATTCGGCTCGAACGAAATTTTTCCAAAGAGGAAATTTTGACGATGTACTTTAACACCGTTGACTACGGAAACAATACCTACGGAATTAAAACAGCCGCTCGTTTTTATTTCGATAAAGGGCCATACAACCTGACTATTCAAGAGGCTGCTGTGTTGGTGGGGCTTCAAAAAGGAACAACCCTTTACAACCCCGTTAAAAACTATGATCGTTCTCTTATTCGTCGGAATACAGTGATGAATCAGATGGTGAAATACGGGTACTTAAAACAGGCCACGGTGGATTCCTTGTCTAAATCGCCGATTGACCTCAAACTTACTCCTGAGCGCTTTAACGACGAAAATAACGAATACGCGATTTATCAGTATTTCAACGGAAGTGTGGAAGATTTTATGGAAAAATGGGGGGAAGAAAACGACTACGACCCTTATAAAGATGGCCTTAAAATCTACACCACGATAGACTCACGGATGCAGAAATACGCCGTGGAAGCTACGTTTGAACGGATGAAAATGCTCCAACAAACGTTTGAAAATCACTGGTTAAACCAAAATCCTTGGCGCGACGAAAAAGGGGTAGAAATCCCCAACTTCCTCACGGATGTAGCCAAGCGTACTGATCGTTACAAAGCCCTTTCCAAACGTTTTGCCAAATTAGACTCGACCGTCCGTCAGGATTCCATCTGGTATTATATGAATAAAAAAGATACCATGACCATTTATGATTGGAAAACAGGACGGGATAAAAAGGTCGTGATGAGCTCGATAGATTCGCTCAATTACTACAAACGCATTTTACGGGCGGGCATGATGGCCATGGATCCTTACACAGGTCAAGTAAAAGCCTGGGTGGGAGGTTTAAATTACAAATTTTTCAAGTACGATGCCGTTCAGCAAGGGAAACGCCAACCAGGTTCAACTTTCAAACCGTTTGTTTACTGCGCTGCCATCGACAGCTCGGCCTTTAATCTTTCTCCTTGTGATAAAATGAAAGACGAACCGTTTGAGATTGAAGTTCGGGAGAAAGTCAAAGGTAAAGACACGACCCGCATTTGGCGCCCCAAAAACTCTACGGGTGGTTTTACTTACCAAGAACTGACGCTTCGTAGGGCATTGGCTCGCTCCATTAACTCCGTTACTGCGCATTTGACCAATCGAATTGGGGCACAGGCCGTTGTTAAATATGCCCAAAAACTAGGAATAACCACCGCACTAAAGCCCGTGGCTTCTATTGGACTTGGCCCTTTTGACGTTTCACTTTTCGACATGGTAACTGCCTACAGCGTTTTTCCTAATCACGGCAAACATACAGACCCTATCGTGGTGGCTCGTATTTTAGATTCCAATGGCAGTGAAATTGCAAGTTTTGCCCCGAAAAGTAAGCAAGTTATCAGCGAAGAATCGGCATTTTTGATGGTTCACATGCTCAAAGGCGGTATTGAAGAACCAGGGGGCACTTCCCAAAATATGTGGACTTTCGGTAGTTTATTCAAAAAAGGATTTGAAATCGGTGGTAAAACAGGAACCACTTCCAACAACTCTGATGGCTGGTTTATGGGTGTCACCAAAGACCTTGTGGTAGGCGCATGGGTAGGCGGCGACGACCGAAGCATCCACTTCCGCAGTACGAACCTGGGCGAAGGAGCCAAAACAGCCCTTCCGTTAGTGGGACGGTTTTTAGAAAAAGTCTATGATGACCCTAATATTGGCTATGTTCGTGGACCATTCCCCAAACCAACCATCGCCATCCTGAAAAGTTACCGTGATTGTGCACCATCTTCCCCGATTGAAACCATTGCTGACTCGACTAGCGTGGTGAATGATACGTTGGATATGCTACCCACATTTGATGATAGTGATCACGATCCTCAAGTGCCCGTGGACACGACAAATTCTCGTTGA